The window ACGCTCTCTCGACATTTTTTCGCTTCCAATGAAAAATTCATGACTCTCAGGTGCAATGACGGAGGCAGCTAAGGACGAGTGGGGGCCCGTGCCCCCAGTAGAATTTAGACAAATAGTGGGTTTGATGTGTTTGTATCCCCACAAGATTGCTCCCAACAGCAAAAAAAATGGTGAAGTCCTCCCAACAGCCTTACGATTTAGACATTTTAAACTTAAATAAGAGAATTCCTGATGTGTTGGTACAACAATAGCCACATTTTAGAATATAAAAAAAAATTATTTTAACCATGCATTAACCATTAATTATTTTATGTTTGATTTTTTTGTTTTGCCCCATAGGTAAATCTCTTCTCCCTCCGTCACTGCTCAGGTGTAACACCTTTTTGTTTGTGGAGTTCCGATTATATTAGAAAACTATCATTCTATTTTTTTCTTTTATAGTTCTCTCAACCTAGTGTTCTTCAAGTTTAGGTGCACATATGACAACATCTGCAAACTCTTTCAAGGAATGACAATGACAAAAGCCGTCAATGTTCTCATCATATCTTCACCCACTTCAAATTCCCAAAATTGAGAAACCCGATACTTGTTTGTTGCAATACCAATCTCATAATTCATAAAGAATTTCAGATGCTAACGTACGCAAGTTTACTTCTAAATAATTGAGAACAACTAGCTAAATAATTGAGAACAACTAGCTGTTTAGTGAGCAAGTCCAACAGATTTCCTAAATTATTTGATTTTCTCTATTTTGGGGAATATGGGGGTCATTTTCCACTCTAACAGTTTTCCTATCTCATTCCCTAAAATAGGGAAAGAGATGAAAGAGAAGCTTTGTTTCCCAATATTTACAGATTCTCTAAAAATATTTAGGAAAAGAAGAATTGAATGTTGCACATTCTTCAAGGCTCAAAGATAAAAAAGAAAACATAATTTATTCTAAAAAATAAACTTTTATATTTTTATACTTATTATTATATTATAATAAATGAGGATTGTTGTTGTAATAAATATTTGAATCTTTAAACTAAGAAAACTGTTGGATTTGGTATACAAAATTTTTAGAGATTTTGAGTTTTGTTTTCCTATTATGTAAAAAATATAAAGAAGCTGTTGGACTTGCTCTTAGTTGTCATATTATTGCTCATAAATTGCATGATAGACATGACTCGCCATCATAAATTCAACCTTCAAAACCGTTAATAAGTTAATTCGTCCAATGAATTCTTATAAAAACTAAGCTGTCACTTTAGCGTGCCACACTTCATCTTATCTTCAGATTAGGATGTTTTCTTGACAAAGGAATCATACAAAATCACAACTCATCTTCCCTCATCTTATCATTTCCATACCAATTTTCTCAAGACGAATAAGACCTTTTCATCTAAACCAATGGTAGTGAAAAACACCAACTTGGGCATCATCAAGTTCACTCAGCCTTCATTTTAAAAACCCAGAAAGAAATTCTCATGATAAAACAGCGGTTGGCAATATGAGTGATGCCAAAAGTGAAAGGAGAGATTATGCATAGCTCCATAACCCCATTCATGTCTAGTGTCCTTTGAGCTCTACCAAGAACCACTCTTTTTGCAAGGTCTTTCGGTTTTTCTAACACAAAACTACAAACTAAAAGAAACAGAGGTAGGCTCTCACATGTGGGTCTCTAGTACCTTATACTATTACTTACCTCATGTGGGTTGCGCATCCCAAGCCTATTCTGTATCATATCCCCTGTCAAATAATTCACAACCAATTATTGCTACGTGACCACACTCTGCATCATCATTGTCTTCATCGAATCCTAGCGTTTTCTCTGCTATATATACAATCTTACATAGCCATCTCCGATCTGTTCTCTTTCAACTATGTGGAGCAACCTACCCTTTGATCTTCTTTCCAACATCTTCTTCTTCCTCTCCCCCGACTCTTTTGCTTGCGCCAATGCAACATGTCGAAACTGGCATCAAGCTTGTGCCTCCACACTCAAGAACCCGGTTTTGTTGCAGAAGCAACTTCACCCTCCATGGTTCGTAGCATTGCCTCTTCGAAACAACTCCCTTTCTTGCTACGCTCACAATCCAACCAACACCAACAACAACTGGTATCAACTGTCTCTAGATTTCTTACCACACCCTACTCGCCTCCTGGCTCACCTAGAAGGCCTCCTCTTGGTCCGACCCTCCATCTCCACAGTTCTCCAATTGGGTCTCTGCAACCCGTTTACAAGGCAATACAAGCTGCTTCCGATGTTAAACATCAAAAGAACCAACCCGGCAGTTGGGGTGATATCATTATCACTCCCTGCAGCGTTTGGAACAGAGTCATTTCCTTGCTTCAAAGTCTACGTGGCCGGTGGCATGTCGGAGGCGTCCCGCGGCGGCGCCACGTATGAGCCGACGCTGGAAATGTACGACCCTCAGCTGAACGCGTGGCGAATAGTCGGCACGATGCCGATGGAGTTTGCTGTGAGGCTAACAGTGTGGACACCAAAGGAGAGTGTATACTGTGATGGGGTGCTGTATTGGATGACGTCTGCGAGGGCATACAGCCTAATGGGGTACGACATTGAGAGGAACACTTGGAGAGAGCTGAGTGTGCCAATGGCGGACAAGCTGGAGTTTGCGGTGCTGGTTCTGTGCCATGGGAGGCTGACACTAGTGGGAGGGACGTGTGCTTTAGGGGGTTGTATATGGGAGCTTGGTGAGGGAGAGAGTTGGGTGATGGTTGAGAAGGTGCCGAGTGAGTTGGGGAGGAGGTTTATAGGGGAGAAGGGAAGTTGGGATAGGATTAAGTGTGTGGGGAGTGATGGGGGTATTTACTTGTATAGGGACCTTTGGGCAGGAATGGTGGTTTGGAGGGAAGTTGATAACACTACATGGGAATGGGTTTGGATTGAAGGGTGTGAGTCGATTAGAGGTAAACAAGTGAGAAACTTGCAAATCAAGGGAGTTCTTGTACATCCTAATCTTGTACCCTCTTCCATTTTCTAATCAAATAATACCAGTTGACAACTGAATATAACTTTCTAAACCATGTGACTTAATTTTTTTTTGTCCCTCGTTTTCATGTAATTTTGCTTCTATCATGTCATTCATGTGTAATCAAATATAAGGTTCTCGTTAGGAGCTTGTCATTCATGTGTAATCAAATATAAGGTTCTCGTTAGGAGCTCCTCAATGTTCATCTTATTTCTAAACTTCTTAGCCATATATTGATAATTGATGCACGGTGCAAGTATAGAAAATTATTGTATGTGCCGTTCTTATATGAAAACCAAGGACGGAGCCAAGTTTCAAAAGTGGACTGGGGTAAAGTTTCATTCGATAAAAATTTCTGGAACATGGAAGAATGTTGAGTGAAAATTGATAGTACAATAGTGGGCTAATTATAAATTTAACTTTAGATGGACTACTAGTCTTTGTCTCGCGCTCTGCTGCGAGTAATTTTCGCGTTTAATTAGCATAAGTGATTTTCAAAAATAGCGTCATATTTCAAATACAGGGGTGGTGCAACCAACCGATGATTTAAAAGTATGAAGTTGTAGAGAAGTACATCATATCATGTTTATTAACTGTGTTTACTTGTAGGGAGCAGCTCTAGTCCTTCTCGAGTAGCATGACCATTATTATTATCATAGATAAGATGATTCAGTTCCCCAGCCACAAAAGATCAATCCATATTCAAAACCTTTATCATATTAATCGGAATAATGCATCAAAGATCAATGCATATAAGGTAAAGTTTTATGAGTTTACAAAGTCTCTAGCTCTATATTTTCTTCTTTAGCTCTAGTCTCGTCCAGCTTGTCTTTCATAAGTTTCCCATGGTTTCAAACTCAATAACTGTGCTTCCTAAGAATTTGAAAGTTCGTCCAATGTCCTCAGGTCCCAACTCGTAAGATGGTCCGGATCACTTGAAGTTGAACCAACAGGCCTCACTGAATTATGACCTTGTAATAGCCTTAATCCTTACTTCCTTCTTAATCTCACCAAATTTCTAATAAATGCAGGAGTCACAAATAGCTTTTGTAGGAAATTAACATTTTACAAAGAGATGAGCATATATACACAGACCTTGAACACTAATATCAAAGCTACAAATAGATGTAGTAAGATAATTATACCAAAGGGAAAAAAAGAAAGATCTTAATTAAATACATATTTATCAGAGATAATAATTGCCTGTAATGAGAACATGCAGTGTCATATGAACTCGAATTCAAAGAAGAATTTTTGAGTAAAAAAGAAAAAGTTTCAGCCCTATTAGTCAAATAAAAATAAAAAGTTAATATGCTGACTAATATGACTCAAAGACACAAATACATCACCTCAAGAATGGAACTTCCACCAACAAACTAATTTCCTGAAATCCTTACACTACAGATCAACAAAAAGTAAGACCAATTCATAGAAGTCTATAGAAACATCAAAAACAGAGAAAACTAACACTGCAAGTAAGAGCCGGTATCCTATTACATTCTATTACTCACTGCTCTTGCACTGGTAGGTACCTTTTTTAGTTTTCTTAGCTGGTTATGCTATAAACATATTGCACCTTTATAGTTTAAAACCTCAAAAAGAAAATGGAAAATTTTAATTTATAGCAGCAGGGTTAACAGGACCTGTCACCAACATTTTTTTACAAATTTATGTCATATGATAAATTGATCAACCAAGTGAGACATGACAGTCAGATAACTTAGTATACTGATGTAATGCTATACTACACCAGCAGCATAATGAGACACCAACATTACCAATCAACCAAACTCTCAATGTGAATGTATGGACGCCTAATTCTCTTTTGTGCATTCTTCATTACACAACAACATTTCTACACATCTAACACACTTTGTTAATAACACACAAAGGGAGTATGCAAAGCAACCAAAGAAGCAACATTTTAGATAAGCTATATATGTAAGCATATCAGCTTATAAGAACTTGACAAAGACTTGTTACTGATATTAGAAACACAGTATAAATATATATNNNNNNNNNNNNNNNNNNNNTTAAAACCTCAAAAAGAAAATGGAAAATTTTAATTTATAGCAGCAGGGTTAACAGGACCTGTCACCAACATTTTTTTTACAAATTTATGTCATATGATAAATTGATCAACCAAGTGAGACATGACAGTCAGATAACTTAGTATACTGATGTAATGCTATACTACACCAGCAGCATAATGAGACACCAACATTACCAATCAACCAAACTCTCAATGTGAATGTATGGACGCCTAATTCTCTTTTGTGCATTCTTCATTACACAACAACATTTCTACACATCTAACACACTTTGTTAATAACACACAAAGGGAGTATGCAAAAGCAACCAAAGAAGCAACATTTTTAGATAAGCTATATATGTAAGCATATCAGCTTATAAGAACTTGACAAAGACTTGTTTACTGATATTAGAAACACAGTATAAATATATATAATGTGATTTGAGTTTAAGACATGTGTAAAAGCCTTAAGATAAATTTGTAGATAAGCTTTACATTTGAATTTGAAATCTAAATTGCAGTTGAGAGCAGTTTTATGACAAAGCAGTTACGTTTGTGACAGTTTCTTTATGGATGAAACTACCTACAATATGCTATATATATGTCTGTTAGTCCCTTCTTATGCACATCTGATTCTCATACTTAGTCCCATTATTAAGAGAACATAAAGGTGAAATAAGAAGAAGGCTGAATGGATAAACAAAGTGGTTCTGGTAAATTTCTGAGTTCATGTCCATATGTTCATGTTTTATGCAGATATAAGATAAACATAGTGTTTGCAATTCTAAGTACAATTGACATATAAACACTGAATGTTAGTTTACATGTATTGATCTAGTATAGCTTTATAAAGAAAACTTACAATATATTGATAAAACTTACAGTAGTATAAGCCTTCAAATATCTACTCTCATCTTTGCCAAAATTGCTTTCTAAAAACAAACTATTATACACCTCCTACCAAAGACATAATTACAACTGTTTTATGAGAATTTGAAGAATCAATAAAATAATGAAAATGTTACTACACAAATACCATCATCACAGGTTTTGTCATGAGATCTATCACCGCAAAAACAGATAATTTCATTGCTATCGAATCCACAGACAGATAACAGATTTTGCTATTCTAAACATTTATAGCACAAATGGAAATTAACAACAATAGATGAAGCTTTCAACTTTTTCATTCTTCATTCTCCTCAGCTTTCAAATAGAACCCAGAACATCATGACTACATAAAGATCAAGGAATAAGAAAAGCAAACAGTAAAAACCTCAAACTCACCCCATGCATGTGGAAAATGGCAGAGAACCAAGATGGAATATAGCTAAAGCTTTGCATCTAAACGTGGCCAACCACCACCAAAACTTTAAATCCAAGAAGGAGAGAGGCAACTCACAATCCTGCAAAACAGGTTCATTAAATTGATTCAGCTAAATTACCAAGAAAATTAATAACTGACCAATTTGCATTTCCAGTGGTTTTTGCTTATATGGACCTGAAAGATGCCATGATTGGATTGAAATTGGGTTCTGCTCTCCTTCGTGAAACAACAGTAGGGTTTGGCTTTTTGTGTTTAATATGAACAAAAAAAAAACAGAACAAAGTGAAAAGAATTTGTAGTTGTCATGAAGTAGAAAAGTGATAAGAAACTAACATTCTACCTCTCTACATTGACAGCAGTGGGATACCTTTTCAAATCAGACCTTTCCCAAAAGCACCAACCAGTTTTTGCATACTATGAGTAGTTGAGACATCACCTGCAATCTGTGACCAGAACAACGACTTAGAATTGAATTCATTACAAATAACAGCATAAAGCAAAGCACTTATTAGGGAGTTGGGTATCATATAGCGGCCAATGAAAAAAAAGAAAAGAAAAGTGGGAAACAAAAAACCCAGATGAACATGCATAAAAACAAATATGAAATTAACACAGAGAATCAATCATACAGAGAACATAGTATATACCTTCAAGAAGAAGATCCCCATAATCCCGTCTCTTCATGTGCAAGTCGAGCAAAGGAGCGAAACCAAACAACCCCAAACAATGCTTTCTCACTACATATGCAGAAGATAAGACCACACATAAATCAAATTTGTTTATATCCAATAAAGAAAAATAATAAACCAATTACGGATTCGTCGGATCAAAAACCCATAACACAGATTCGTCAGATCGATCTGGAAAGACTTCCCCAAAAATCAAAACCAATACTGAAGACGATCGCCATCGAAGCTAACCTCCTGACTGAGAAACACAATCCAGAAGCAATATCACCAATAAAAGAATACAAATGGAGAAATCAGATCAGATAGTGAGGAGAAAGGGAGAATTCAAATCCAAATTCGCACATCAAAAGCAAAGAATCGCCAGATTGTTCCTCTCAAAATCGATCATTGAAGTCGATAGCCAGAAGCAGTGAGACCAAATGAGACGAAGGCAGAAAAAAATAGGAAAACGCGCAAACGTGGCCACAAAACAACAGACCACAAACAGTTGGCATGCCGTGGTAATATCGTAAATAAACGCAAGACGGGGGCAAGACCGTAAAAGCACGCGGTTTTTATCTACAGTAACCCAAACATAGTATATAGTAAAATTGATTAAGTTAGATAGGTTGCCACGAGGAAAAGAAACGTTGAAGAGGAACCGAAAAAAAAAAAAGTAGACACTATATTTCTTATTTATTTTATGGGCTTTTGTTTTTAAATTCTGACGAGATTTTTTATATTTGGTGTTTAATGGGTGGTGTGTATGACATGATGAAGCTAATTAAGCTGTGATTATGAGTTTATGACATG of the Fragaria vesca subsp. vesca linkage group LG6, FraVesHawaii_1.0, whole genome shotgun sequence genome contains:
- the LOC101312266 gene encoding uncharacterized protein LOC101312266, whose product is MWSNLPFDLLSNIFFFLSPDSFACANATCRNWHQACASTLKNPVLLQKQLHPPWFVALPLRNNSLSCYAHNPTNTNNNWYQLSLDFLPHPTRLLAHLEGLLLVRPSISTVLQLGLCNPFTRQYKLLPMLNIKRTNPAVGVISLSLPAAFGTESFPCFKVYVAGGMSEASRGGATYEPTLEMYDPQLNAWRIVGTMPMEFAVRLTVWTPKESVYCDGVLYWMTSARAYSLMGYDIERNTWRELSVPMADKLEFAVLVLCHGRLTLVGGTCALGGCIWELGEGESWVMVEKVPSELGRRFIGEKGSWDRIKCVGSDGGIYLYRDLWAGMVVWREVDNTTWEWVWIEGCESIRGKQVRNLQIKGVLVHPNLVPSSIF